Proteins encoded together in one Candidatus Angelobacter sp. window:
- the argC gene encoding N-acetyl-gamma-glutamyl-phosphate reductase, with protein sequence MIKTGIIGGAGYTAGELIRLLLTHPRVDLTSVLSVREIGNPLYSVHFDLLGETEIKFTKKLDEDVDVVFLCLHPGTSREALKNISDRSNVIDLSNDFRLIEHSAFGMRSFVYGLPEQQRSIIRKARCVANPGCFATAIQIAILPLSYAQCLKSDIHISAITGSTGAGKALNEKIHFSWRNNNVSSYNIFIHHHLNEIREVIHRYQKSFNKEIFLVPYRGNFSRGILSTVYTETHLSLDENKDLYQNYYKKHPFVYLSERELDLKQVIGTNKCFLHLSLKNGKIIITSIIDNLLKGSSGQAVQNMNIMQGWEENCGLKLKPSLF encoded by the coding sequence ATGATTAAAACCGGCATTATAGGAGGAGCAGGTTATACTGCTGGTGAATTGATTCGGTTACTATTAACTCATCCTAGAGTGGATCTAACTAGCGTTCTAAGTGTTAGGGAGATAGGAAATCCTCTTTATTCAGTTCACTTTGATTTACTTGGGGAAACTGAAATTAAATTCACCAAAAAATTAGATGAAGATGTTGATGTCGTTTTTCTATGTCTCCATCCTGGAACTTCCAGAGAAGCTCTAAAAAATATATCTGATCGCTCAAATGTAATAGATTTAAGCAATGATTTTAGATTAATTGAACATTCTGCATTTGGAATGCGATCATTTGTATATGGATTACCGGAACAACAAAGATCTATAATTAGAAAGGCTAGATGTGTTGCAAATCCTGGTTGTTTTGCAACCGCTATTCAGATAGCTATTTTACCTCTATCCTATGCTCAATGTTTGAAAAGTGATATTCATATAAGTGCTATTACCGGATCTACAGGCGCAGGAAAGGCTCTAAATGAAAAAATTCATTTTAGCTGGAGAAATAATAACGTTTCCTCTTATAATATTTTTATTCATCATCATTTAAATGAGATTAGAGAAGTAATTCATCGATACCAAAAATCTTTTAATAAAGAAATTTTTCTAGTGCCATATAGAGGAAATTTTTCTAGAGGAATTCTTTCAACGGTTTATACTGAAACGCATCTTTCTCTAGATGAGAATAAAGATCTATATCAGAATTATTATAAAAAACATCCATTTGTTTATCTATCAGAAAGAGAACTAGATTTAAAGCAGGTAATAGGCACTAATAAATGTTTTTTACATTTATCTTTGAAAAATGGAAAAATTATCATCACTTCCATAATTGATAACCTATTAAAAGGTTCTTCAGGTCAAGCTGTACAAAACATGAACATCATGCAAGGATGGGAAGAGAATTGTGGCCTAAAATTAAAACCTTCACTATTTTAG
- a CDS encoding crossover junction endodeoxyribonuclease RuvC: MIKKEIILGIDPSHYVIGFGLIKVDQKIELLLIEEFFLGRLKKPNSRLKKIFEKTLSLIDAFHPNELAIEAPFLGKNIQSMLKLVRAQTGAIAAGLYRNLSVVEYSPRTVKMALSSKGYASKKQVYEMLKFFFKFKGENFPKKNFDASDGLSVAICHFLNKNFPIRRIEG, from the coding sequence TTGATAAAAAAAGAGATCATTTTAGGCATTGATCCAAGTCACTACGTTATTGGATTTGGATTAATTAAAGTTGATCAAAAAATTGAATTACTTCTTATTGAAGAATTTTTTTTAGGTAGATTAAAAAAACCGAATTCTAGGTTAAAAAAAATTTTCGAAAAGACTCTTTCCCTAATAGATGCTTTTCATCCTAATGAGTTAGCTATTGAAGCTCCATTTTTAGGAAAAAATATTCAATCTATGTTAAAACTCGTACGTGCCCAGACTGGAGCGATTGCTGCTGGTTTATATAGAAATTTGTCAGTTGTTGAATATTCCCCTCGAACAGTAAAAATGGCACTTTCAAGTAAAGGGTACGCTTCCAAAAAACAAGTTTATGAAATGTTAAAGTTTTTTTTTAAATTTAAAGGAGAAAATTTTCCAAAAAAAAATTTTGATGCAAGTGATGGGCTTTCTGTCGCTATATGTCATTTTCTAAATAAAAATTTTCCTATTCGAAGAATTGAAGGATAA
- a CDS encoding aminotransferase class III-fold pyridoxal phosphate-dependent enzyme — MIHQRLFNVYNSIPIELIKGSGSYLFDQNGQRYLDFYGGHAVISIGHLHSHYVKALKYQINKITFYSNYVHIPNQERLSELLCQVSEYEDYKLFLCNSGTESIENALKIASFHNRKKKILAFKGSFHGRTCGSASITDNTKILAPFNSKHEVLFLNYKDLLSVEKELRKRNVCALITEGIQGISGIIDPGDFFLREVQNMCSHYETVFILDEIQSGYGRTGDFFAHQRSGVKPDLISLAKGMGNGFPIGGVLIHPKFEEFNGMLGSTFGGNYLACVAGISVLEVIKNENLLKNVKIIGEELLKHLQDIPHIEEIRGRGLMIGLRFNFPVKKLIEVLINQEKVFVGFSSDPYVLRLFPPLNITKDHVKLFIKKLVRSLES, encoded by the coding sequence ATGATCCACCAAAGATTATTCAACGTTTATAATTCTATTCCAATAGAATTAATAAAAGGTTCCGGGTCATACTTATTTGACCAAAATGGACAAAGGTATTTAGATTTTTATGGTGGACATGCTGTGATTTCAATTGGACACTTACATTCACATTATGTAAAAGCTTTAAAGTACCAAATAAATAAAATTACTTTCTATTCAAATTATGTTCACATACCTAATCAGGAAAGATTATCAGAATTACTATGTCAGGTATCTGAATATGAAGATTATAAACTTTTTTTATGCAATTCTGGGACTGAATCTATAGAAAATGCTCTTAAAATTGCTTCTTTTCATAACAGAAAAAAAAAGATCTTAGCTTTTAAGGGTTCTTTTCATGGCAGAACTTGCGGCTCTGCATCTATTACGGATAATACCAAAATTTTAGCCCCATTCAATTCTAAGCATGAAGTCCTTTTTTTAAACTATAAAGATTTGTTATCTGTGGAAAAAGAATTAAGAAAAAGGAACGTTTGTGCTCTTATTACTGAAGGAATACAAGGAATCTCCGGAATAATTGATCCGGGCGATTTTTTTTTACGAGAAGTGCAAAATATGTGCAGCCACTATGAAACCGTTTTCATACTGGATGAAATCCAAAGTGGATATGGCAGAACTGGAGATTTTTTTGCACATCAGCGTTCAGGTGTTAAACCTGATCTTATATCTTTAGCTAAAGGTATGGGAAATGGGTTTCCGATTGGTGGAGTGCTAATTCACCCAAAATTTGAAGAATTTAATGGAATGTTGGGAAGTACTTTTGGAGGTAATTATTTGGCTTGTGTTGCTGGTATTTCTGTTTTGGAAGTTATTAAAAACGAAAACCTTTTAAAAAACGTTAAAATAATAGGAGAAGAATTATTGAAACACTTGCAAGATATTCCTCATATTGAGGAAATAAGAGGACGTGGTTTAATGATAGGATTGCGTTTTAATTTTCCTGTTAAAAAATTAATAGAAGTTCTGATAAATCAGGAAAAAGTATTTGTTGGATTTTCTTCTGATCCTTACGTTTTAAGATTATTCCCTCCCCTAAATATAACAAAAGATCATGTAAAATTATTCATAAAAAAACTGGTCCGTTCTTTGGAATCCTAA
- the proS gene encoding proline--tRNA ligase, with the protein MITPRSENYSKWYNELVYKSGLAENSGIRGCMIIKPYGFNIWEKIQDELDKRFKSTGYENVYFPLFIPKSNFLKEADHAKGFSKECAIVTHYRLKKNKSEIIIDPDSKLEEELVVRPTSESIIWNTYRRWIKSYRDLPILLNQWSNVVRWEMRPRLFLRTSEFLWQEGHSAHSSLEEASREAQKILEIYKDFIENFLAIPVIKGIKTPLERFSGAEETYCIETIMQDNKALQLATSHFLGQNFSRSFNVKFINKYGIKEYAWATSWGISTRLIGALIMTHSDDKGLVLPPSLAPIKVVIVPVYKNCKQLNEISCIVDSIKSLLKYQKISVIYDNRDSYSPGWKFNEYDMKGIPLRIVIGPKDLEKGTVELFRRDTFQKKKLSLECLASHIPDVLKKIQKDLYHRASYRRDRSIRCVNNYEEFKKIIEEKGGFILAHWDGSSSIEKKIKLETRATIRCIPIGFSKESGNCIYSGNISKQRVLFARAY; encoded by the coding sequence ATGATTACCCCCCGTTCTGAAAATTATTCTAAGTGGTATAATGAACTAGTCTATAAATCCGGGTTAGCAGAAAATTCTGGTATACGTGGATGTATGATTATTAAGCCATACGGGTTTAACATATGGGAAAAAATTCAAGATGAACTTGACAAAAGGTTCAAATCCACAGGATATGAAAATGTCTATTTCCCTTTATTTATTCCTAAATCCAATTTTTTAAAGGAAGCTGATCATGCAAAAGGTTTTTCTAAAGAATGTGCTATCGTTACTCATTATAGGTTAAAAAAAAATAAAAGCGAAATAATTATAGATCCGGATTCTAAGCTTGAAGAAGAACTTGTTGTTCGGCCTACCTCAGAATCTATTATTTGGAACACTTACAGACGTTGGATTAAATCATATCGGGATTTACCCATATTGCTCAATCAATGGTCAAATGTTGTTCGTTGGGAAATGAGGCCACGCTTGTTTTTAAGAACTTCTGAATTTCTATGGCAAGAAGGCCACTCTGCTCATTCTTCTCTAGAAGAAGCTAGCAGAGAAGCTCAAAAAATACTCGAAATCTATAAAGATTTTATAGAAAATTTTCTGGCTATTCCAGTAATTAAAGGAATTAAAACCCCGTTAGAACGTTTTTCTGGAGCTGAAGAAACTTATTGTATTGAAACTATTATGCAAGATAATAAAGCTTTACAGCTTGCTACTTCCCATTTTTTAGGACAAAATTTTTCTAGGTCCTTTAATGTAAAATTTATCAATAAATATGGTATAAAAGAATATGCTTGGGCTACATCTTGGGGTATATCTACTCGTTTAATAGGAGCTTTAATAATGACTCATTCGGATGATAAAGGTCTCGTTTTGCCTCCTAGTTTAGCTCCTATTAAAGTAGTTATTGTCCCAGTTTATAAAAACTGTAAACAGTTGAACGAAATCTCTTGCATAGTTGATTCCATAAAGTCTTTACTTAAATATCAAAAGATTAGTGTTATCTATGATAACAGAGATTCTTATAGTCCAGGATGGAAATTTAACGAATATGATATGAAAGGAATTCCTTTACGGATTGTAATTGGTCCCAAAGATTTGGAAAAAGGGACAGTTGAACTTTTCCGACGTGATACCTTCCAAAAAAAAAAATTATCTCTAGAATGTTTAGCCTCACATATTCCTGATGTTCTAAAAAAAATACAAAAAGATCTCTATCATAGAGCATCTTATAGGAGAGATAGATCTATAAGATGTGTGAATAATTATGAAGAATTCAAAAAAATTATCGAGGAAAAAGGAGGGTTCATTTTAGCTCATTGGGATGGAAGTTCTTCAATAGAGAAAAAAATAAAATTGGAAACTAGAGCAACTATTCGTTGTATACCTATAGGTTTTTCTAAAGAATCCGGTAATTGTATTTATTCAGGTAACATTTCGAAACAAAGGGTCCTTTTTGCTAGAGCTTATTGA
- the carA gene encoding glutamine-hydrolyzing carbamoyl-phosphate synthase small subunit codes for MKKKIAFLHLENGEKYEAYHFGAPISSSGEVVFNTTMTGYVESLTDPSYFGQILLFTYPGIGNYGVPISPLSKKLISRFYESNKVHVSGLLVSDYYHFKGKMFQNLSNWLKEYKVPGLYGLDTRCLTKILRKRGTMLGKILCLEKNIPFFDSSKENEKISIKEKIIYGNGRYKILLIDCGVKNNILRCLLRRNCSIIRVPCNYDFTKEKDFDGIFLSNGPGNPKVYKETILHLRKALKWNKPIFGLCLGNQLLGVAAGSVTRKLKYGHRSYNQPVIMSSTNKAYITSQNHSYVIDSKIIPDQWKIFFKNLNDQSCEGIIHKKKPFFSVQFHPEAFGGTNDTEFLFDYFFDLIKRSNEN; via the coding sequence ATGAAAAAAAAAATTGCTTTTCTTCATCTAGAAAATGGAGAAAAATATGAAGCATATCATTTTGGTGCACCTATATCATCTTCAGGTGAAGTAGTTTTTAATACTACAATGACTGGATATGTGGAAAGCTTAACAGATCCTTCCTATTTTGGTCAAATCTTACTTTTTACCTATCCCGGGATAGGAAACTATGGGGTTCCTATTTCTCCCTTATCCAAAAAATTGATCTCTAGATTTTATGAATCAAATAAAGTTCATGTTTCAGGTTTGCTTGTTTCAGATTATTACCATTTTAAGGGTAAAATGTTTCAAAATCTATCCAATTGGTTAAAAGAATATAAAGTTCCAGGTCTTTATGGATTGGATACGAGATGCTTAACGAAAATACTTAGAAAACGAGGGACTATGCTAGGAAAAATCCTCTGTTTGGAGAAAAACATTCCCTTTTTCGATTCCAGCAAAGAAAATGAGAAGATATCCATTAAAGAAAAAATTATTTATGGAAATGGTCGATACAAAATATTACTGATTGATTGTGGAGTAAAAAACAACATTCTACGATGTTTGCTTCGACGAAATTGTTCAATTATTCGTGTACCTTGTAATTATGATTTTACTAAGGAAAAAGATTTTGACGGAATCTTTCTTTCCAATGGACCAGGAAATCCTAAGGTATACAAAGAAACTATTCTACATCTTAGAAAAGCATTAAAATGGAATAAGCCTATTTTTGGCCTTTGTCTAGGTAATCAACTACTTGGCGTAGCCGCCGGCTCTGTAACGAGAAAACTTAAATATGGTCATAGAAGCTACAATCAACCAGTAATAATGAGTTCTACCAATAAAGCATACATTACATCACAAAACCATAGTTATGTGATTGATTCCAAAATTATTCCTGATCAATGGAAAATATTCTTCAAAAATCTAAATGATCAAAGTTGCGAGGGTATAATACATAAAAAAAAACCATTTTTTTCTGTGCAATTCCATCCAGAAGCTTTTGGAGGTACAAATGATACTGAATTTTTGTTTGATTATTTTTTTGATCTAATTAAAAGATCCAATGAAAATTAA
- the cysS gene encoding cysteine--tRNA ligase, whose protein sequence is MEKIQKNHLKIYNSLSGKKESFKPKNSDYIKMYVCGPTVYGYIHLGNCRTFIFFDLVFRYLKHLGYKVRYVRNITDVGHLENDSDYGEDKIAKKSKMEKLEIMEIIQKYSLDFQKNLSFFNVLPPSIEPYASSHIIEQIEWIKKLLEKELAYEVNGSVYFEIKAYERWSHYGVLSKRKKEITKSRLSLKKQEEKFNTEDFALWKKANSKYSMSWPSPWGQGFPGWNTECAVMSTKYLGESFDIHGGGIDLKFPHHECEIAQIQGLYGKSPVKYWMHTNLLTIKGQKMSKKTGNIFLPETLFKRIHPSIIRFFLLKTHYRTQLDFSYETLFSSERSYSRLSDSFKVLKNLPIGKKSTFDVLSWREKCYEAIDDDFNSPMLIMLLFEAVSCIEKKPELVEEDLILFKKTMNDFFFEVLGLELIDENQPIIYDYSKNLIELIIQVRNRARFEKNWDLSDYIRFEMSRLGIRLKDGKESTQFEIV, encoded by the coding sequence ATGGAAAAAATTCAAAAGAATCATTTAAAAATCTACAATTCGCTTAGTGGAAAGAAGGAATCATTTAAACCAAAAAATTCTGATTACATCAAAATGTATGTTTGTGGTCCAACTGTTTACGGTTATATACATTTAGGAAATTGTAGAACATTTATTTTCTTTGATCTTGTATTCAGATATCTTAAACATTTGGGATATAAAGTACGTTATGTACGTAACATAACTGATGTAGGACATCTGGAAAATGACTCAGATTATGGAGAAGACAAAATTGCTAAAAAGTCTAAGATGGAAAAACTTGAAATAATGGAAATTATTCAAAAATATAGTTTGGATTTTCAAAAAAATTTAAGTTTTTTTAATGTTCTTCCTCCTAGCATAGAACCCTATGCTAGTAGCCATATAATAGAACAAATTGAATGGATAAAAAAGCTTCTAGAAAAAGAATTGGCATATGAAGTAAACGGTTCAGTTTATTTCGAAATAAAGGCTTATGAAAGATGGTCTCACTATGGAGTTTTAAGTAAGAGAAAAAAAGAAATTACAAAAAGTCGTTTATCTTTAAAAAAACAAGAAGAAAAGTTCAATACTGAAGATTTTGCGCTTTGGAAAAAAGCGAACTCAAAATATAGTATGAGTTGGCCTTCTCCTTGGGGCCAAGGATTTCCAGGATGGAATACAGAATGTGCTGTAATGAGTACAAAATATTTAGGAGAAAGTTTTGATATACATGGGGGAGGAATAGATTTAAAGTTTCCGCATCATGAATGCGAAATAGCTCAAATACAAGGACTTTATGGTAAGTCTCCAGTAAAATATTGGATGCATACAAACTTGCTAACTATCAAAGGACAAAAAATGAGCAAGAAAACTGGGAATATATTCCTTCCTGAAACTCTATTTAAAAGAATTCATCCTAGTATTATCCGTTTTTTTCTTCTTAAGACTCATTACCGAACCCAATTAGATTTTTCATATGAAACACTTTTTTCTTCAGAAAGGTCTTATTCTCGGCTAAGCGACTCATTTAAAGTTTTGAAAAACTTGCCAATAGGTAAAAAATCTACTTTTGATGTTCTATCTTGGAGAGAAAAATGTTATGAAGCTATAGATGATGATTTTAATAGTCCAATGCTAATTATGCTGCTATTTGAAGCAGTAAGCTGTATAGAGAAAAAACCAGAACTCGTAGAAGAGGACTTAATTCTCTTTAAAAAAACAATGAATGACTTTTTTTTTGAAGTTCTAGGTTTAGAACTTATAGATGAAAATCAACCTATAATTTACGATTATTCCAAAAATTTAATTGAACTGATCATTCAAGTTCGAAATAGGGCAAGATTTGAAAAAAATTGGGATTTATCAGATTATATACGTTTTGAGATGTCTCGTTTGGGAATTCGTTTGAAAGATGGGAAAGAAAGCACACAATTTGAAATTGTGTAG
- a CDS encoding argininosuccinate synthase domain-containing protein, protein MNVEIRIAIPDDSKYISLICEQIKDSARIRGTGISKRDPEYIKTKIINGDAVLAFYDKQIAGFGYIEVFQKKQFVANSGLIVFPPFRQKGLAKSIKSEIFKLSRKKFPKAKIFSITTNSSVFKINTELGFVPVSFNQLTQDENFWKGCKSCANYDILLRNQKRMCLCTGLLYDPKNKEEKRKVVLAYSGGLDTSYCLKFLLEEGYEVHTALVNTGGFSFEELKNIENRALKIGAKYHQNIEATKEYYCRCIKYLIFGNVLKNNTYPLSVSSERFFQAIKIAEYANSIKAKAIAHGSTGAGNDQIRFDLAFQILCTDKLILSPIREKKLSRKEEIKYLQKKGLEIACDKSKYSINKGIWGTSIGGAETLNSDKNIPEEAYPTPLRKTKSEKIELEFEKGEFVSINKREGNPVENILRLGEISSPFAIGREFHVGDTLLGIKGKVAFEAPAALIIIKAHQFLEKHVLTKWQIYWKDQLANTYGTLLHEAQYLDPVMRNIEAFLENSQKRVSGKVTVLLHPYRFELVGICSEFDMMQSKVAQYGEMNHLWSEKDVKGFTKIFGNQMKIYHSIK, encoded by the coding sequence ATGAATGTAGAAATAAGAATAGCAATACCTGATGATTCTAAATATATTTCTTTAATTTGCGAGCAAATAAAGGATTCTGCAAGGATAAGAGGTACAGGAATCTCGAAAAGAGATCCTGAATATATTAAAACTAAAATAATAAATGGGGATGCAGTTCTGGCTTTTTATGATAAGCAGATTGCTGGATTCGGTTATATTGAAGTCTTTCAGAAAAAACAATTTGTAGCGAATTCTGGACTTATCGTATTTCCTCCATTCAGACAGAAAGGATTAGCAAAATCCATTAAATCTGAAATTTTTAAACTTTCTAGAAAAAAGTTTCCAAAAGCTAAAATATTTAGCATAACCACGAATTCCTCCGTCTTTAAAATAAATACGGAATTAGGTTTTGTTCCTGTATCATTTAATCAGCTTACACAAGATGAAAATTTTTGGAAAGGATGTAAAAGTTGCGCAAATTATGACATACTCCTGCGAAATCAAAAAAGAATGTGTTTATGTACAGGCTTATTATATGATCCTAAAAATAAGGAAGAAAAGAGAAAGGTAGTCTTAGCTTATAGTGGGGGATTAGATACTTCTTACTGCTTGAAATTTCTGCTTGAAGAAGGATACGAAGTGCATACGGCTCTGGTAAATACTGGAGGCTTTTCTTTCGAAGAACTAAAAAACATTGAAAATAGGGCGTTAAAAATAGGAGCTAAATATCACCAGAACATTGAAGCAACCAAAGAGTATTATTGTAGATGTATAAAATACCTAATATTTGGCAATGTATTAAAAAATAATACCTATCCGCTTTCAGTTAGTTCAGAAAGATTTTTCCAAGCCATAAAAATTGCAGAATACGCTAATTCTATAAAAGCTAAAGCTATTGCACATGGAAGTACTGGAGCTGGAAATGACCAAATTCGCTTCGATTTAGCTTTTCAAATCCTTTGTACTGATAAACTTATTCTAAGTCCCATTAGAGAGAAAAAACTTTCTAGAAAAGAAGAAATAAAATATCTGCAAAAAAAAGGCCTCGAAATAGCCTGTGATAAATCCAAATATTCTATAAATAAGGGGATTTGGGGAACTAGTATTGGGGGAGCAGAAACTCTCAATTCGGATAAAAATATTCCAGAAGAAGCTTATCCTACACCTTTAAGAAAAACTAAAAGTGAGAAAATAGAATTAGAATTTGAAAAAGGAGAGTTTGTCTCTATTAATAAAAGGGAGGGAAATCCTGTGGAAAACATTCTTAGATTAGGAGAAATTTCTTCTCCTTTTGCTATTGGAAGAGAGTTTCATGTAGGAGATACTCTCCTTGGTATTAAAGGTAAAGTAGCCTTCGAAGCCCCTGCTGCTTTAATCATTATTAAAGCACATCAGTTTCTTGAAAAGCATGTTTTGACAAAATGGCAAATATATTGGAAAGATCAACTAGCTAATACCTATGGAACTTTACTGCATGAAGCCCAATATCTAGATCCAGTTATGAGAAACATTGAAGCTTTTCTAGAGAATAGTCAAAAAAGAGTAAGCGGAAAAGTAACTGTACTTTTACATCCATATAGATTTGAATTAGTTGGTATTTGTTCTGAATTTGACATGATGCAATCTAAAGTTGCACAGTATGGAGAAATGAACCATTTATGGTCCGAAAAAGATGTGAAAGGGTTCACCAAAATTTTTGGAAATCAGATGAAAATTTATCACAGCATTAAATGA
- a CDS encoding NAD-dependent epimerase/dehydratase family protein — protein MVFVTGAESYVGSFILLNLLQKGIKVRALKKKKTCNFLLNKFLEKVEWVEGDIIDIPTLQECINGVREVFHAEEIIAFSKKDIELLEKINIEGTSNIVNICLNNGVKKFCYISSTSTLGRPNNEGFITEDSFFEEDEHSYYGKSKFFSEMEVWRGRSEGLNVVIVNPSIILDPFFFGCVMKKDLRLKVMNSFVSAMDVAKCCIQLMEENHFNERYILNCENISLNRIFSSSKERWKKFKIEYPDIFPTLSRKDLLEQIHKFPYKGLYSNEKIKKTLRFQFLPLKKILDEYLDFLKLTTL, from the coding sequence ATGGTATTTGTTACTGGTGCAGAAAGTTATGTAGGAAGTTTTATTTTGTTAAATCTTCTCCAAAAAGGAATAAAAGTTCGCGCTTTAAAAAAAAAAAAGACCTGTAATTTTCTTTTAAATAAATTTTTGGAAAAAGTTGAATGGGTTGAGGGAGATATCATAGATATCCCTACTCTACAAGAGTGTATTAATGGTGTTAGAGAAGTTTTTCACGCTGAAGAGATAATAGCTTTTTCTAAAAAAGACATTGAACTTTTAGAGAAAATAAACATAGAAGGAACGTCTAATATCGTTAACATTTGCCTAAATAATGGGGTAAAAAAATTTTGTTATATAAGTTCCACATCAACTTTAGGTAGACCTAATAATGAAGGATTCATAACAGAAGATTCTTTTTTTGAGGAAGATGAGCATTCTTATTATGGAAAATCTAAATTTTTTTCTGAAATGGAAGTTTGGAGAGGCAGATCTGAAGGCTTAAACGTGGTAATTGTTAACCCTAGTATTATCCTAGATCCATTTTTCTTTGGTTGTGTAATGAAAAAAGATCTTCGTTTAAAGGTAATGAATAGTTTCGTATCTGCTATGGATGTTGCAAAATGTTGTATCCAATTAATGGAAGAAAATCATTTTAATGAACGTTATATTCTCAACTGCGAAAATATTTCCTTAAATAGAATATTTTCATCCAGCAAAGAACGCTGGAAAAAATTTAAAATAGAATATCCAGACATCTTCCCTACTTTATCTAGAAAAGATCTATTGGAGCAAATTCATAAATTTCCATATAAAGGGCTTTATTCAAACGAAAAAATAAAAAAAACCCTTAGGTTTCAGTTTCTTCCTCTAAAAAAAATTTTAGACGAATATTTGGATTTTTTAAAATTAACTACTTTATGA